A stretch of DNA from Camelus ferus isolate YT-003-E chromosome 18, BCGSAC_Cfer_1.0, whole genome shotgun sequence:
TCTCCGTGCCCCTTTCGGATCCACCACTGTCCCCCCAGCCTAAAGCAGGGCACTCATCTCAGCTCAGAGTCCTCACCAGCACACCCAGGGGACATCCTCACCTTGGGCAAAGGCCACATCAAGGACACCCCTGTTATGTTTAGGCCCAGCCAAGGAGGCTGTCTGGGACTACAACTGGCCGTGAACTTGGGAAAGCGTAAGACTGGCTGGAGAGAGTGGGTAGGTCACACTGTCTCCAGCAGCAGGGTGGTTAAAACTGgctccctgggggcctgggggaggagacGGGGAGCTCAGCTTCCACTTCTGAGGACATGCTGTGGGGGATGGTGGTAGAAAACAGGCTGACCACCAAGCCTTCCCCAGATTCTGCCCCCAAAGGAGCCCAAGGGAAGTGTCATGGTCCAGCCACACCCATTCTGGGGGCCACAGTGAGGTAGGGGTGGAGGAATGAACCCCCAACAGGCCTTTCTTCCCCTTGTCGCCATGCCTGGTAAAGCCAGGCAGCATAAACATGGCCACcgacccctgccccctgccccacactGAGCACACCTCATCCCAGCTGCACTCCTGTGACCTGTCTTCAAAGGGGAGTCTTGGCTCTGCCTCCAAAGGGTCAGCCTCCACACACTCTGCCCTGGCTTTCTCTGCAGGCCCTGAATGAACATGGGGAGGGTCCCTGGGCCTCGCACTGGCCTCTTGTCATGGGATCTGCCCTCCAAGAGCAAGCCTACACCCAGCCCTGCCTTCTGACCACTCCTAAGGGGGCTTTTCCAGCAGAAACCCCAGTTCCTGTCCAGAGATAGGTGCCTGCAGGTGCAGGGCCATGAACCACTCAGGATGCTGCTGGAGGAGCACAGAGCATAAGGAACTAAGCACTGAGACTCAGACTAACAGCCCTAGAGGGAACCCATAAAGCTGCCAAAAAGCATCCCAGCCCAACAGACTCAGCAAAGGAACAACTTCCCCAGAGGAAACCCATGCCAgaaggctccccccacccccatcaccacctcccctgctccccagctctgGCACCCTCCTTTCAGGGGTCAGCTCTGATCCACCACAGGCAGTGTCTCCCTGGGCTGTGGGTACCCTCGCCGTGGACTGAGCGACGATCAGCTTGGGCAGGGCGTCTGTCCCTCCTGAGCGGTCTAGTGGGACAGCCCTGGCTAGGCACACCTGAGACAGGTCAGAAAGGGGAAACTGGATTGGCTTGGGAAAGGGCTGGAACCACAGAAGAGgcttgggaaaggaaagaagccatgGGCATGCAAGCTCAAAGCTGTGTGTGTTTTAGAAGGAGGGTGAGCAGGTTAGGAGCCAGGGGGCACGGAATGGGGAAATGCCAACTGCACCCACCCCTGGACAGGCTCTGGGACCAGGACTGGACCCCTCAGGCCTGCACCAGAGGCCAGGTCCAGCAACTAGCAGACGATGGATGGTACTGCAGCCTGGTGTGGCCAGTGTCCCCTGCCCCTAGCAGAGAGTGAGGTGAGTGGCAAGACTGAGTGGCTGGACAAGAATGAGGGCGTGGTGGCCTGGCCAGGGATGGGCAGGAACCCACCAGTGATCCAACCAGTGTGGCTTGAGACCCACCCACCCTGGTGATCATCCTGACGGGAGGAGATCATAGGTCCAAGGACAGAGGTACAGACCAGGCCTAGATACTTGGGCAGTCTGGGTGGACCCCAAGATGGCCAGGCCGTGAGGCCACCCCAAGAGCCCCCTCAGACTCCCCCTGCCTAGGGGTTTCTGCCTGGGGCCCTGCTGCTCCCCATTCCCAGTATGCAGTGAGCACTCAGTGAGAATGAGTGGATGAGAGGACAGGGGTGTTAGCAATGACCAGTGCTGAGAGTGAGCTGGATGGTGAGGGtgggcctgggggagaggagggaataCAGAGTGAGCCCCCAGAGACAGCACTACCTAGAACACAGGTACAAGAAGAGCCAGAGGGGGATGAAGCAGGGGTAATCTTAGAGGAAGAGGGCCAGGaccagggtggtggggagggagcacGGACAATAGAAAAGCATGACCTGAGTCAGCAGGTCCCGCCTCCTGACCTGCCTTCAGCCTCCTTTCCTACTTTCTATGAAACAGGGCACTGGGGCTGCACTAGGTGGCCTGCAGTTCCCCTCCTAAGACAGACACATCCCACTTTGTATAGCAGCCCCATCAAGCCTCTTTGGCATCACCAGGGGTCCAGACAAGGTGGAATGCTTTCAGAGGAAAGTGGCCTGTGTAAAAGGTACAACcagggaagagaggacaggaACCTGGGACTTGACATCAGTTTCAACCAAAGTGCCCTCAAGACCAATGCTACCACTGCCCATCAGGTGGGAGCCGCCTTGGCCTCTGCCTTGAGCACATGCCGAGCAATTTAACTGATCTGGCTCCTCGCCTGACCAGCAGTTGCAAGGCTGCCCCCCGGGCCGGcatagggaggcactagatcaAGATGTAGGAATTAACCAGCAGAGGAAGCTGGCCTGTCCCTGGCATCCTGGCATACTTTCCTTCCAATTTTCACAAAGACTTAGTCCCAtaaaggaggcagagcagaggcaggcTTCAGGGGCCAGGGGTCACTGTGGGATTCCCAAGGGGGCATGGGACACAGGACGTATTCAGAGGACAGTGCAGGGCTCAACAAGGGAACAAGAGGGACAGGGGGTGCTGCAAGTTCAAGAgtgggagggaagcaggatgAATGGGGAGGAGCATCATCTCCGCAAACTTCCCAGTACACCCTCCTGCTGTCTAGCAATTCAGGGCAGGCCCAAGAGGAAGGTCAGGCTCGGCCAGGGCACCTGATGCCAAACCACATCCCAGCTGGAGCCAGCTGACAGTTCATGTCAACACCCCCTTGCCACAGAGCACTTGGAGGGTGTGGGACCCACAAGGAATGAGAGAGGCCAGATGCTAGCTAGAGGAGCCATATATAGATGTCTGCTCACTTCCTGAGTGAGACCTGCAGCACCCAGGGCCAGGGACTCCACAgcgcctgcctgcctgtctgccttcCTGTAAGGAAACTACAGGTATGCTGGGAAACCTGGCTGTTCATTACATCATGTCATGAAAGACTAGCTGACAAGGCAGGCTCTGGCAAAGCTGGGAGGTGCCTTCTGACTAAATCACAGATCCAAGGTTTCCCCGACTGCTCCGGCACCTCTGCTCTCTCCCAGATCCGCATCCCTCTCTGTACTCCCCATGATAGACTGACAGCATCTCCAAGTGTCTTTCCAATAGTGAACAGAATAGGTAACCACAGAGTAGTCATGGGATTACAGCATTTCCTAGGCTCTTTTAACATAAatctgtaacaacaacaaaagtgaaGAAACAAAGTCGTTTCTGCATCACTTCTAGGAAGAAACTCAAGATTCCCTGGTAGATGTAACCAGCTCAAGCTTTCCATTAACAAACCAGGGGAATTTCACAACTCTAGAAGCAAACAGATCTCAAAGCACAGCAAACCAAGGAAGCTCCAGCTAGGCGTTCCCAGCCAGCAGCTGGCATTGCGGGGAGTGAGGAAAAGCTCCCTGTTGCCCTCTGACCTCACTAGGGCTCATAGGAGTCTGGAGAGTCAGACACTGCCCCCATCCCCCAACTCTGGAGTTAAGCCCCCAGCTGGGACTGGCAAGGAAAACTTCGTAACACTTTTATCCCCACCCACCAAGCAACCAGAGGAGACCTCAGTGGTTCTGCCTTCCCTTCTGGTGGGCAGGTCAGAGTGCCACCATCACTTAATAGATGAAAAGGGCAATCTCAGAAGGAGTTTGCTCAGCGTAACCCAGGGAGGTCCAGAAATAACAGCTGGGCTGGAAAAGCTCGCTTGACCCTCTAATTCCAAGACAGACCGCGTCTGAGGGTGCCCACTTGCCCCGTTGCCTCCACCGGAATGAAGACCCCTGAGGAATAAACTCCCAAAGACGAGCAGGTCGAGGGGTTCCTGCTCTGATCGTACCCCTTCTGTGGCCCAGCAGGAATTCCCGGGGAGCAGGAGGAAAGTCCGCGGGCTCTGTCCCCAAAGGGATCGCTACCTCTTCAAATTAGATCGGCCATCTCATGCCTCCTGGCCCCAGACGCCCCAGAGTCGGCCCTGCGGTCGGGACCCCGCCCCAAGTGGTCCCGCCATGCCTCTCTTTTGGAAGCCGGCGCCACCAGGCCTGCGGCCGGACACCAGGAAGGTAAAGTCCCCTTCCGGCCGCTGGGTTCCCTGCCGCCCCGACTGGTCGCGCCCGCGCCCCGGCGCCCCGATGCGCGGCCCCGCCGGCGAGGCTCACCTGGCGCAGCTCCTCGCGGCACACCGCGCAGTAGCGTTGCTCACAGAGCACCCGCATCTTGGTGGAGCAGCGGCAGCACACTGGGTGGTCGCAGCGGCCCAGCGCCGTGGCCTCCAGGTCCCCGCAGCACAGCACGCAGCTCCCGCCGCCCCTCTCCggcaccgccgccgccgcctcctggACCACGCGCCGCCCCTCGGGGCCCGCCGTCGCCACCGCCGCCATGGTGCCGGCTCCGGCCCCTTCCTGgccggcgcggcgcggcgcggcgcggggcgGCCTGGCTCCCGGCGGGCCCGCCCCTTCCGGGTGACGTCACTGCCCCGCCCAGCAACGGCCCCGCCCGGCGGAAGTGCGCGTGCGACTTCCGCCCCAGTGAGGAGCCGGCTAGAGCGGCGCCACAGGCACTGGGCGCTCTAGCCAGAGCGGAATGCTTGGAGAGCTGCTGCTGGCCGGCCGCTAGGCGGTGTGTGTCGGGTTCCCATTTTCTCGGTCCTTTGTCTCCTGCCAGCCTACCCTCCCATAACAGCGAATGTTTTAGTGTAAGTATTGCCCTAGTACTCCATAAGTGTGCTCCGTGAGTACTGTGGTGTACGTACACTATATACttacagtatggaggttccttaagaaactacaaatagacttaaccatatgatccagcagtccctttcctgggtatatatccagagggaactctgattcgaaaagatacatgcaccccaatgttcatagcagcactatttacaatagccaagacatggaaacctgAATGTCCTTCGACAGACGAGcggataaagcagttgtggtatctatctgttcagccataaaaaagaataaaataatgccatttgcagcaacatgggtggacctggagatcatcattctaagtgaaataagccagaaagagaaagaaaaataccatatgatatcacttatatgtggaatatttgaaaaaacaCGAACTCACtcagaaaacacaaacagacagacataaaaaacaaacttatggttaccaggaaggaaagaaggtgggaagggataaactgggagttcaagatttgcagatacaaactactatatataaagtagataaactacaagtttatactgtatagcacaggcaattattatcttgtagtaacctaaaatgtaaaaatatgaaaaggaatatgtgtatgtatacatacgactgaaacattatgctgtacaccagaaattgacacaacattgtaaactaactatacttcaataaaacaagtaaaaacaacaacaaaaaagaatccttagaaattaaaaacataacaaaagTTCAAGAGCAAAATGGAAGACAAAGTTGAAGAAAACTCTCAGCAGgcagaacaaaaagacaaggtagaaaacagagacaataagggggaagggtatagctcaagtgttagagcgcatgctcagcatgtaagaggtcctgggtcaaatccccagtacctcctccaagcagaaacaaatgaataaacctaattaaaaaaacaaaacaaaaaacagagaaaataagaagATGGAAGTTGGGATCCAGAAGGCACAATATctaattaatataaatttcagagagaacagaggaaatgGAGAGGTGCAAGTTGTCAGAGCCAATAAGGCAATATATGCCAGATCTGAAGGACATGAGTCTCCATATTGAAAGGGCCCAATCAAGGGAAAGAGACAGCATCAGTGAGAGAGATCATCATGGAGTACCTGTGTATTGCAGATAAAACAAAGGGCCTGAAATCTTCAGGGGAAGGGAGTAAGGAGGGAGAAGAACCTGTAAGAAGGACTGAAAATCAGACTTACAATCCTAGAACACTGGAAGCTAGAAGTTCTCTCAACTTTCTGGGGGAATATGATTTCCATCACAAATTCTATACCCAGAAAAACTTTCCATCCAGCATAAAGTCAGCAACATAAAAAGGACAAATTATTTAGCTTATGTGTTCCCATTCAAATGATGCTTGTGCAGAGGCTTGGAGAGTGGATGTCCTAGAAAATGGATGTCCAGATTGGAGCAAGAGGCCACTGGCTTCCAGAGGGAGATCTCCAGGGTAAATATAGAACTGATTGTGGGTGATCTCCTTGTGTGCTTAAGAACCAGGAAAAGTTATTGCAAGGAGCTTGGAAAATTTAGggtaaaataacaaaacaagaatatagaaaaacaagcaaagaaaaataataagacagCTATCaatgagaaaggaaatgtaatcatAGTACACTACTTGGCTCAGCAGAGGACACTACATGGTCATAATAATAGAAACacttgtgaaggaaaagcccagctgggctaacgagctaagtcacaaatctaagtgtgataagtgtcggtttactgatctaagttctgctgggctaactcataaatctgaagtttagtgtcagtttactgggctaacaagctaactcgtaaatccaagctcaacaagtgtcagtaacgtgatctgttccaaattgataagctccagtatactgattccttgctttttgttgtttgaaccttattggctaatagccccatacttgtaattaaccctataaaacctcatgtgcacgtcttggaggtgctcagagcttcggagcagaagcccctctgagcccgccggcgtaataaatctgagtactccaaccctccgagtggtacttgtttcttggctggcctgtcatttccgtaacacgCTGACCAGTGACTTAACcaaaaattatgataaattcaTATTAGGAGGATGGAGAGATGAGAAATGAGGTGACTGGGTTGGGGGAGAGCCAAAGCTTCATCTAAATTAGGAGGAAGCTGTTTGATGGTGtcttaaaaaacataaatttaggggggaggatatagctcaagtggtagagtgcatgcctaacaagcaagaggtcctgggttcaatcctcagtatctcttctaaaaataaatcagcaaatgAACCTAATTCCCccctccccaattttttttaaaagataaattttagaatggTGTTTTATAATCTGAGTCAGCAGTTCTCAATggggggtgattttgcccccaaGGAGACGTGTGGTAAAGTCTTGAGATGTTTTTGGTTGGTTGTTACAGTTGGGTGGGAGTGTTAATGGCATTTACTGgtgcattagtttcctattgctgctgtaaaaaattaccacaaacacaGTGGCTTCAagcaacatacatttattatctcacagttctggaattCAGAAGTTCAAGATGGGTCTCAGTGGGATAAAATCAGTGTGCAGGTGGGCTGcgttcctcctggaggctctagaggagaatccatttcctaggcttttccatcttctagaggTGCCTGTGTTCCATGGCTCACCACCATTCCTCCCATCTACAAAGTGCGTCACTCCACCCTCTGTTTCCATTGTCACCTCTCCTTCTCTgattctgcctccctcctccatgcTTAAGAACCCTTGAGATTACATTAGGTCCACCTGGATAATTCAGGATGATTTGCTTATGTTAAATTCAGCCAACTAGCATTCTTCATTTCCTCTGCAACTGTAATTCCCCCTTACTATGTAAAGTaaatattcacagattccagggattagaaTGTAGATATCTTTGGGGAGGGGCTATTTTTCTGCCCACACAAATGACTAGAGGCCAAGCATGCTGCTCAATACCctacagtgcccaggacagcctcACAAATGCCAACCGTACTTAGGTTGAGAAACGCTGATCTAAGGTCATACATGAGTTATGCTGGGGGCTTCTGGTTAGGAGGGGGCAAAGGGAGCCCCCTGGGGAGCTGCAATGTTTTCTATCTTGATCTGGGCTGTGGGAACGTAGGCGGATGCATATGTAACGAATTGTTAAGAAAAGCACATTTACTCAAAGTGTGTGATACCTCCTTAAAAAGACCACCAAATTTTATAGTAGTAGTTaagtttattatttcaaaatagggAGGCAAATACTAGGAGAAATATCTGAAGGAGTTGGAAGCAGTTGCCCCTGGAGGGCAGAATGTGAAAGGCTGGAACAGAgatagctttattttttcccttatacTAGCATTTGATTTATAATGTCTATgaccttgattaaaaaaataattttaaaatgacaaaatgggGAGATTTTCTCAATCACTGTGTCATTTGGATGAGGTTCCTGTTGATGACCAGGCTCTgtacctggggtgggggctgtgagtATGAAGCTGAGGTGGTTCTGATCCCTGGAGGTCTTGGTCCAGTGTCACCAAGAATGGTGTACAGATAGTCAGAGCCATGATTCCTAGGAGGGGCTGTGTGTAGATGAAAGGAGAGGTGAGTCCCAGAAAGAAGAATCACCTCTCATGGACTGTTAGGGTCACTGCCTCTGCTGGCAGTGGACCTTTGACTCCAGACTACTGGTTAGTGGATACTTTTGTCCCTGTGctcagggctgggtggggcaCAGAGCCCCTTTTCCTCCGCACTCCAAATGGGAGGCCCCAGGGACCATCAAGCTATTCTGTGCTTTGCTCCCTTCCCCAgtcctgggccccctccccacatGCCTTCTGCACACCAGACAGGCAACCACCCTCCTCTGTCCCAATGTGGCCTTCATCCTTCACCTGCACCCTGACAGTTTCACTCCCTCTGGTCCATAGTCATAAACAAGCTGGAGGGATCACTGGTATTTCAACTTCAGATACTGAACATGTCCTTATGCAGAGCACTTTTTTCTCTGCTTAACACTGTATTTTCAGATTTGTTCACGCTGCTAATGGTagttcttttcaattttctaacTGCCACAGAAATCTCCATTATACCATAGACCACAATTGATCAGTTTTTGTATCAATGACGTTCTCCCTGCAGAAGCTCCACGCCCAGGCTAGCAGTCCCCTGCCTCCTCTTagcagggagggggtggcagcACCAGGGGAACCCTGGCAGCCTGCATCGTGCCGAACCACCCACCCACCACACACTCCAGGAGGTTCTCAAAGCCAAGGGGCCCCAGAGGAGCATGGtagggggaggcgggggggggggggtcagctTTCAGCACAGCCTGCTGGTCCCGAGGGTTCTCCAGGCCCCTCCAGGTGCGCAGGCGGCTTCCCTCCACTCTGCTGGGTCCCTGCACCATCACTCCTCCATCAAAGGGTTTTCACTGACAGCTAGGAGACTAGGCAGCCACTGGAACAGCAACAGCCATAGATGGTAGCTACAccattactgagcacttactgtgtgccaggcacagtgtcaAGATCCAGcctggatttttttaatgctcataCTGGGCTCCAGAGCACATTTCTCATTGGTTCTGCAAGGCTGTGGAgagggctgctgctgcttccaagCCTCCCCCGGGGAGTGGGGTTCACCAGACCCTATTATGCCCCTCATGCCTCAGAAGCAGGTGCCATCCTCTGCACCCCACAGCCCCTCTGCACCTCTCCTGACATGGACATGTAAGAGGAAGCACAGGCCCAGACTGTGTTCCCCATTCCCCCAGAATCACCCCTCTTTTTTGACAAAGAAatgggcagaggggaaggggaggttttCATTGAGAACTACAGCTGGGGTCCCCAAACTGGAACtctcaggctgggggtggggaggctagGTGGGACTCCAGTCATCCCACTGCTTAACCCAAAAGGTGATCTGGAACAAATTAGTTTCCCCCATGCCTTAGTTCGCTCATTGGTAGATGGAATCAATAATTCTCCCACCTTGTGGCAGTGTTTGGAGGTCAAAATAAGATATTTCAGGATCCTTGGTGTCTGAGATCTACAAGCTGCCCCACAAATTATATggttgctggggggtggggttaGGTCAGCTTATTTTGAGGGCTGCATCCTCCCTGGTCTGGGGTCCAAGCAAGAATGGATCAGGCCCTGCTCTTTGGGATGGGGCTATTAAGCCCAGGCAGGCCCAGAGGGATACTCTGGGGGACTATTCAGACAAGGGCCATTTAAGTAGGattctgaaggatgagtaggagtttgccaagtggagaaggaagggaagtacATTCTGTGTCCCAGGCACAGAAGCTGAGAGGTGGGCAAACTCCTGGGTCATTGGGTACAGCAAATGAATTGAGAGTGGCCCTAGAAAGTGGTTTTCAGGGGACCAtgaccagagaggaggctggaggtctgCAGGGCCTTATTCTGCCCAGGCTAGGGCTGGGGGCATGAGGGGCTGACTCTATTCTGGAAGCCTTCGGGAACCACTAACTGTCTCAAGGAGGGTTTGATGTGGCCAAACTTGCAGTTGCTAGCATCCATCTAGCTGCAGCTGGGGAATGGATTGGTAGGGAGAAGCTAGGCCTGTGGGGAAGATTTGAGTGCTGTGTTAGGTGAGGAAGAGGAACAGCCCTCAGGGGAGGAGATACACAGAGGGGTCTTAAATTGtgtgggagttggggtgggggcaccAGTGAGCTCTCCTGTCTTTCGGCCCTATGGTTCTGCCAGCCTCCCTGTCTTTGCTCTGCTTGGGGCCCACTTCAAGAGCCTAGCTAAGGGGGCATCCTGTCCCTCCATCCCTGTGCCTGGcagttccttcctctcctccttgaagggaggaggcagaggagggctgAGAGAGGGGAGCAAGGGAGCTCCCAGTAGAGCATCAAGATGAGTTCTAGCTAAAGGCCCACTCAGCGAGGATGCTGggctcctcttctccctccatctctaCCACCCTTGGGGAGCCCCGCGGGTATTGCGGGGGCGAGGAGGGGCGGGGCCACCGAGCATTTAATAGTTGGACCCGCCGGGACCAACACCTAGCCTGCAGCCTCCAGCGCTCTGGCCTCCCGACGCTGAGCGCCTGGATCCCGCCAAGCCAGTTCCAGGTCCGCCCCACCGGGCGGCTCTCGACGTGAGCACCCTGGCGCGGGGAACGGGGGTgcggggcccggggcggggggccACTGCGAGCCTCTTGCTACTCGcattgctgttgctgctgctgcttccgcTGCCCGTGGGCGCCTGGTACAAGCACGTGGCGAGTCCCCGCTACCACACCGTGGGCCGCGCTGCGGGCCTGCTCATGGGGCTGCGCCGCTCGCCCTACATGTGGCGGCGCGCGCTGCGGCCCGCTGCCGGACCCCTTGCCTGGGACACTTTAGGCCCGGGCGTGTCCCCCCAGGGGCCATCTGCCAGAAACACCCTCTCCCCGGGGCCCGCCGCCCGCGATGCTCTGCTGCTTCCCTCCGGGGTTCAGAAACTGTGGGAGGTGCGTCGCAGAAGCTCCGGCGCTGGGCTCCCGGTCAGTGCCCCTCGCCGTTCGCAAGCCCCGGCGTCTGCACCCCAACGGGAGCCGTGGCTGGGCTCCTATTTCTGGACCTCCGCAGAGCAGGCCAGGTACgcggggagaggaaaggggcGGGGATAGCAGCGAGCGAAGGGATCTTGAAAGATCTGAGCCCAGGACGCATGTCCCCGTTCCCACAGGGCACCCTGCGAACTTTCCATCCCTGACTTCAAGCCGAGGAAGGCTTTCCTGACGCAGTCTCTACTCTTCCAGTGTGGGGGGTCGGGAGGCGGGAGCGTAGTGGAAGGCGCACAACCCTCTCCCCACGGTCCTGCTCTATTCTTTCTAGAGCTCTCGGAGAGTCTCCCGATCAGCCACAGTCTGCGCAGGGAACTGCCTTCGCCGGCCCCCGCCTCACCCCAGGGCCGTCCTGATCTCAGCCCCTGCCCGCGCCCACGTGCCTGACCCAGGCAGAGTCTCTTCGGCCTCCAGTCCCGCCGTCTGGTCAATAAAACCCGCCTGGTTCTCGCTCCCCCGCGTGTGACCCTTTTCCTCCGCGATGTGTACTTTGTCATCTAGCTTCCGGGAGCAAACAGCCGCGCCCACGTCCTAGCAAATGTCAGGAGCCCTATGGCTGGCCAGAAGCGCTCCCCCCAACCCAGCCGAGATCTGTATGTCCTCGCCGGACAGAAGGGGAGACAGAGGTAGAGACACTGCTTGGGCCTGTGTCCCCTCTCCCTTTTCTGCCAGTGCTGCACCTCCTATTAGGGGGTGGGATCATCAGTCTAGGTCCCAGGGTCCGACAGGAGGAGAGGGGTATTCCACGGAGAGGGGAGGGCAAGTCACACCCTGGGTCCGGCTGCCATTCACCAAGGTGTGCAGGAAGAGGAAAGCAGGAGCTCATACCCTACTAGTGGGGCTGGAActcccacccagcctcccaggagtCCTACAGGGTGCCCCTCACTACGCCCCCTGGCCAGCCTGGGGAGAATGTCCTCCCCAAGGAGGGGAACCGCAAGAGCTGGCAGCCCATCCAGCCTTTCTCCCATCTCCCAGCACTCATTTCAAACCTGGATCTCCTTGgaattcctccctcccctcagccaaaGCCTTCCTGAGAAAGTGGGACCCATCTAGTCCCCTTCTTCACTGCCAT
This window harbors:
- the NPW gene encoding neuropeptide W — protein: MTFSLQKLHAQLDPPGPTPSLQPPALWPPDAERLDPAKPVPGPPHRAALDVSTLARGTGVRGPGRGATASLLLLALLLLLLLPLPVGAWYKHVASPRYHTVGRAAGLLMGLRRSPYMWRRALRPAAGPLAWDTLGPGVSPQGPSARNTLSPGPAARDALLLPSGVQKLWEVRRRSSGAGLPVSAPRRSQAPASAPQREPWLGSYFWTSAEQARALGESPDQPQSAQGTAFAGPRLTPGPS